The proteins below come from a single Carnobacterium divergens DSM 20623 genomic window:
- a CDS encoding sensor histidine kinase encodes MNTFTVLLSQFLFFVFFIDFNIMFTKKSKLLITIFIIISIVYIQNSVPNDVLDLSIGINIYILLFVCMYINNKSVVLSTMFLLFLNNVLSFIWTFTYDIPNKVSYNYKISFKVVAIQFLILIVIKFIVNEMNKRNFMENVVYLTNGKYRFFSICMGIFDCVLIISRPIFLILNNHFNYFLSTFLLFLCFIFFTIFILILNKNIENEIMLKVQSKNAIFLTNQIETSRDFRHDYKTFVYSIKSLIDNNDFYEAKLYMDSMVKESKIIMWINHYPVIEKISNSALQGVLLDTINYCDQNNINFILNVKKFPAYIDMDLFDFIRCFSLLINNAKEYCLSMVNVEIIGSSSELRITVENDCAGKVNVEKIFKRNYTTKQDHQGIGLYILKKTIKKYSNVEYFVETKRDVISFSIVISNVRNRLN; translated from the coding sequence ATGAATACATTTACTGTGCTATTATCACAATTTTTATTTTTTGTTTTTTTCATTGATTTTAATATAATGTTTACAAAAAAATCAAAATTACTTATAACGATATTCATCATCATTTCAATCGTATATATACAAAATAGTGTACCTAATGATGTGTTGGATTTATCTATAGGGATAAACATTTATATTTTGTTGTTTGTTTGTATGTATATTAACAATAAAAGCGTAGTGTTATCAACTATGTTTTTATTATTTTTAAATAATGTGCTTTCATTTATATGGACATTTACGTATGATATTCCAAATAAAGTTTCTTATAATTATAAGATTAGTTTTAAAGTTGTGGCTATACAGTTTTTAATTTTAATAGTCATTAAATTTATTGTTAATGAAATGAATAAAAGGAATTTCATGGAGAATGTTGTTTATTTAACGAATGGAAAATATCGTTTTTTTTCTATATGTATGGGTATATTTGATTGTGTTTTAATAATATCAAGACCCATTTTTTTGATTTTAAATAATCATTTCAATTATTTTCTAAGTACTTTCCTACTGTTTCTATGTTTTATTTTTTTTACGATATTTATATTAATTTTGAACAAAAATATTGAAAATGAAATCATGTTAAAAGTGCAATCGAAAAATGCGATTTTTCTTACGAATCAAATAGAAACTTCTCGAGATTTTCGACATGATTATAAAACTTTTGTGTACAGTATTAAAAGTTTAATAGATAATAACGATTTTTATGAAGCTAAATTATATATGGATTCTATGGTTAAAGAATCTAAAATTATAATGTGGATAAATCACTATCCTGTTATAGAAAAAATTTCAAATTCTGCCTTACAAGGAGTATTGTTAGACACAATTAATTATTGTGACCAAAACAACATCAATTTCATTTTAAACGTGAAGAAATTTCCGGCATATATTGATATGGATTTATTTGATTTTATCAGATGCTTTTCACTTCTTATTAATAATGCTAAAGAATATTGTTTGAGTATGGTAAATGTAGAAATAATCGGCAGCTCTTCAGAATTAAGAATAACTGTAGAAAATGACTGTGCAGGAAAAGTTAATGTGGAAAAAATATTTAAAAGAAATTATACAACAAAACAAGATCATCAAGGGATCGGTTTATATATTTTAAAAAAGACAATAAAAAAATATAGTAATGTTGAATATTTTGTGGAAACAAAAAGAGACGTAATTTCTTTTTCAATAGTAATTAGTAATGTTCGTAATAGATTAAACTAA